In Deltaproteobacteria bacterium, the DNA window ATCCACCAGAGAGGGCTGAGGTATACGAGGAACTACAGGACTACATCGTTGACGAAGGCTTCTGCGTACCGCTCTACATCTCGGGATACTGGGACGTCAAACAGGCTTGGGTCGAGGGCTATGAATACTGGTACACCTGCGATGTACCATACCAGGGTGTATGGGCCGCATCAAAGGTAATACCCGACGACTGGGCCACAAAAAATCCCCCCATGCCCGGATATAATTAAACACTATTTTTCCTTTTTTTATTATTAACTAGAAATATTCGTTATTGAAAAAATTTCTAATAAGGATAGACAACAATACTTAAAAGAAAAACAGGCGTTATAATTTGGAACCGATCAACCCTTGGTGATGAAAGAATGAAACTACGCTACTACGTCATAGTAAGAACCCTTCTGATAATACCCACCCTGATCATCCTCCTTAGTACAGTCTTCTTCATGATGCATATTATCCCCGGCGATCCCGTTCGAGTATTATACGGTGAAGAGTTGCCAGAGGAATATATAGATGAAGTCAGGCATGAACTAGGACTAGACAAACCCATGTACGTGCAATACATAGACTATATGAGCAACTTTTTCCGCGGCGACTTAGGAATATCTTTCAGATACAAGGTTCCAGTTTGGCGGAAAATATTGGATGTATATCCCGTTACAGTTGAGCTCACTGCAGGCGCCTTAATGCTATCGATATTGTTTGGCATACCCCTTGGTATATTTGCTGCTCTAAAGAGAGACACTATCGCAGATCATACGATTAGAGGGTTAACTCTATACTTGTACTCGAACCCAAGTTTCTGGACGGCTTTGTTGCTCCAACTTTTCTTTGGTCTGATGTTGAGTATTTTCCCCATTAGCGGTCGGACTCCTCCCAGCGTCCATATAGAAAAGGTGACAGGGCTGCTCA includes these proteins:
- a CDS encoding ABC transporter permease encodes the protein MKLRYYVIVRTLLIIPTLIILLSTVFFMMHIIPGDPVRVLYGEELPEEYIDEVRHELGLDKPMYVQYIDYMSNFFRGDLGISFRYKVPVWRKILDVYPVTVELTAGALMLSILFGIPLGIFAALKRDTIADHTIRGLTLYLYSNPSFWTALLLQLFFGLMLSIFPISGRTPPSVHIEKVTGLLTLDSLLALDFGAFVQSARFLFLPCLSIALSNLPMLSRVTRASLIDVLGEDYIRTARATGVPEKRIVYQHALRNALLPVITSVGFSFAWLLGGSTITEQIFGLPGLGSLLITSLTGRDFNLIQGIVGIYAIVVVSMNTFVDIIYAMADPRVKF